The Gaiellales bacterium nucleotide sequence ACTTCACGGTAGAAGCGTACCGGGTATCCTCGACGCGTCGATCGAGGAGTGCCCGGTGACGCAGAGCCCTTCCTGTGCCAACCCCGTCGCCACACGCCGTCCGCCGCGGGACGCGTGAAGGGCGCCGCAGCCATGATCGCGGTCGTCGCCGGCCTCGTGCTGCTTCCGGCCGTGACGTTCGCAGTCGCGAAGTCGCGGCCGCACCGGGCTCCGCCGCCCGCGCCGCACGTCCGCCCGCACCCGCAGCAGACCGCTCCGGCGCTCTCGATCTGACGGGTCTCAGTCGACTGCGGCGCTCGCACGCCGCGCACGCTTGACCTGCGCCAGCTCCGCGGCGGCCGCCGCCACCAGCCCGGCCGGGTCGTCGCCCGACGCCGCGGCGATGCCGAACGACGCCGCGATCCCGAGCGAATGCGCATCTGCAAACTGCGCCCTGATCCGCTCGACCAGCACCGCGGCGGCCTCCACGCCGGCACCGGGAAGCAGCAGCGCGAACTCGTCGCCGCCGGTGCGGTAGACACCGTCGATCGAACGCGTCCAACGCCGCAGCACGGCGGCGGCGGTGCGCAGGACGCCGTCGCCGACCGGACGGCCATGCCCCTCGTTCACCGCCGCGAAGCCGTCGAGGTCGAGCAGGACGAGTGTCAGGTCGCCTCCGTCGCGGCTCCGGCGGGCGCACTCCAGCTCGAGCCGGTCGTCGAAGGCCCGGCGGTTGCCGATACCGGTGAGCGGGTCCTCGGAGCTCAGGCGCACGGTCGCGGCCCGCGGCTCCGCGGGGCCGAGATACGCCGACACGATGCCCGCGAGCAGGCCGAGCGCGTCTTCGTCCTCGGCGCCGAAGGCGCGCGGTTGCGCGGAACAGACGGTGAGCACGCCGACGGGATCGCCCGCGTGGATCAGCGGCGCGCAGAGCATCGAGGCGGCGCCGAATGGCGCAGCCGCCCCGCCCTCGATGCGGTCGTCGGCCGTCGTGTCATCAGAGCGCATCGGGCGGCGCTCCCGCAGGCAGCTGCCCGACAGGCTCGACGCCGCCGGGAAGCCCGTACCCACGAAGGGCGCCGCGGTTCCCACCGCATGCGCGCAGACCGTGCCGTCGCCGTCGACCAGCTCGACCATGACCCCCTCGGCGCCCGTGACCTCGCGAG carries:
- a CDS encoding sensor domain-containing diguanylate cyclase codes for the protein MTHEQRLRAIVHAQTEIAAARLEPDVVMAVLAERAREVTGAEGVMVELVDGDGTVCAHAVGTAAPFVGTGFPAASSLSGSCLRERRPMRSDDTTADDRIEGGAAAPFGAASMLCAPLIHAGDPVGVLTVCSAQPRAFGAEDEDALGLLAGIVSAYLGPAEPRAATVRLSSEDPLTGIGNRRAFDDRLELECARRSRDGGDLTLVLLDLDGFAAVNEGHGRPVGDGVLRTAAAVLRRWTRSIDGVYRTGGDEFALLLPGAGVEAAAVLVERIRAQFADAHSLGIAASFGIAAASGDDPAGLVAAAAAELAQVKRARRASAAVD